One part of the Brassica napus cultivar Da-Ae unplaced genomic scaffold, Da-Ae ScsIHWf_1230;HRSCAF=1757, whole genome shotgun sequence genome encodes these proteins:
- the LOC125596557 gene encoding F-box/kelch-repeat protein At4g19930-like, whose translation MVFSFDLGVILQRDTRRTKRRWKVIRRRRRRDISKGHEPSLEIPLDLVIEIFRRLPPKSLTRFKLVSKLWSSIVCSKYLTDLSSSPRIYMWLGFDEEKILVSSSPSSPDLDGSFVIDQDLTISAMKGYSVSHVYRGLMCFTNGTNAQIFNTTTRQLVVLPEIEESNIIAEEYKFRKVIYRIGHDPVHDQYKVVCIVSTHNVRRMEHWVFTLGGGVSRQWRKIPSPCPQHSPFTQGLTMNGRMYYLGLVPDLLSPVFVRFDISSEEISVLQNVEDAFWCRYYYTEIIEYDGKLAILDYSDLVKDGVMELWVREDEEKNSWSRKTLVLHPSHMNMVKTHIVHNMSLRVQGTTRNGDVILVPQHITRPDDQFIVLPQVTTHFYVFLYNLQKNHLRKVYIKSNRYNTKRWDVVGFDDIENFMSL comes from the coding sequence atggtTTTTTCTTTTGACCTTGGAGTCATCTTACAACGAGACACAAGAAGAACGAAGAGGAGATGGAAggtaataagaagaagaagacgtagAGACATATCTAAGGGCCATGAACCGTCACTGGAGATTCCTTTAGATCTCGTGATAGAGATTTTCAGAAGACTCCCTCCCAAATCTCTAACGAGGTTCAAATTAGTCTCCAAGCTCTGGTCATCCATTGTTTGTTCCAAATATCTTACCGACCTTTCATCATCGCCACGTATATACATGTGGTTGGGCTTCGACGAAGAAAAGATATTAGTATCATCGTCACCGTCTTCTCCTGACTTGGACGGTTCCTTTGTAATTGACCAAGATTTGACAATCTCAGCGATGAAAGGCTACTCGGTATCTCACGTTTATCGCGGGTTGATGTGCTTTACAAATGGCACAAATGCACAAATTTTTAACACGACCACTAGGCAACTTGTTGTCTTGCCTGAGATAGAAGAATCCAACATTATAGCTGAAGAGTACAAGTTTAGGAAGGTCATATACCGTATCGGACACGACCCTGTTCATGATCAATATAAAGTGGTTTGCATAGTTTCAACACACAATGTTCGAAGGATGGAGCATTGGGTCTTCACACTAGGAGGAGGTGTGTCTAGACAATGGAGAAAGATACCAAGTCCATGTCCACAACATAGTCCTTTCACACAAGGATTGACAATGAATGGGCGTATGTATTACCTAGGTTTGGTTCCTGATTTGCTTTCTCCTGTGTTTGTGAGATTCGATATTAGTTCTGAAGAAATCAGCGTGCTCCAAAATGTTGAAGATGCCTTTTGGTGTCGGTATTATTATACTGAGATTATAGAATACGATGGAAAACTAGCTATTTTAGACTATTCCGATCTTGTAAAAGACGGTGTGATGGAACTATGGGTGAGggaagatgaagagaagaataGTTGGTCAAGGAAGACTTTGGTGTTGCATCCTTCTCATATGAATATGGTCAAAACGCATATAGTCCATAATATGAGTTTGAGGGTACAAGGTACAACTAGAAACGGTGACGTTATCTTGGTTCCTCAACATATTACTAGACCCGACGACCAGTTTATCGTTTTACCTCAAGTTACAACTCATTTCTACGTGTTTCTTTACAATCTACAAAAGAACCATTTGAGAAAAGTTTACATAAAATCCAACCGCTACAACACCAAAAGATGGGACGTTGTTGGATTTGACGACATTGAGAACTTCATGTCTCTCTAA